One window from the genome of Salvia splendens isolate huo1 chromosome 9, SspV2, whole genome shotgun sequence encodes:
- the LOC121748188 gene encoding pentatricopeptide repeat-containing protein At3g49240, mitochondrial-like produces the protein MALSKPSFLNQLLRALTASRRHAPPQAYLPLRHFSFATPEEAAAERRKRKRRLRIEPPLSALRHQQQPRSAPAPQNPNAPKLPEPVSALFGSRLNLHNKILTLIRENDLEEAALFTRHSVYSNCRPTIYTCNAVMAAQLRQGKLSELLTLHRFITQAGIAANVVTYNIILSLYLDCRKIDLALEQYKQLINDAPFNPSPTTYRILVKGLVDNQQLEKAIEIKNEMETKGFKPDPTIYSYSMVGQANNLNADGILELYEELKQKLGTDEILDGVIYGNLMKGYFLKGMEAEAMEVYSKVLAENSTVKMNADSFNFVLEALSKNGKFDVALQLFERMKHEHDPPRKLSVDLGSYNVIVDGYCAEKRFDEAVEVFNSMGEKRCNPDTLSYNVLIDQLCSNSKLADAEELYNRMPDTNVNPDEYTFVTLMDTCLKENRLVDAAKYFGKMVESKRRPNLAVYNRLVEELVKAGEVDEAKFFFDLMVPKLRMNDDAYKFIMNALAGVGKHDEVVKIVDGMLREDPGDFTEELEEFVRELLRKEGMEDEVTNLKLQLEKEKAEAAAKAAEEAAKAKASTSLAMADLLSSKSFGKKPNVEEPSGEGEDEDSVPMAAEVENVVGNAATENEVIGEESAEMKATV, from the coding sequence ATGGCGCTTTCCAAACCCTCATTTCTCAATCAGCTCCTCAGAGCCCTAACGGCTTCCCGCCGTCACGCGCCGCCGCAGGCCTATCTCCCGCTCCGCCACTTCTCCTTCGCCACCCCGGAGGAAGCCGCCGCCGAGCGTCGCAAGCGCAAGCGCCGCCTCCGCATCGAGCCGCCGCTCTCCGCCCTCCGCCACCAGCAGCAGCCCCGCTCCGCCCCGGCGCCGCAGAACCCCAACGCTCCGAAGCTCCCCGAACCCGTATCCGCGCTCTTCGGCAGCCGCCTCAACCTCCACAACAAGATCCTCACGCTCATACGCGAGAACGATCTCGAGGAGGCCGCGCTCTTCACGCGCCACTCTGTCTACTCCAATTGCCGGCCCACCATCTACACCTGCAATGCCGTGATGGCGGCGCAGCTTCGCCAGGGAAAATTGTCCGAGCTCCTCACGCTCCACCGCTTCATCACGCAAGCCGGCATAGCCGCTAATGTCGTCACGTACAATATCATCCTTTCTCTTTATCTCGATTGTCGGAAAATCGATTTAGCTCTAGAGCAATACAAGCAGCTGATTAATGATGCCCCGTTCAATCCATCGCCCACAACTTATCGCATTTTGGTTAAAGGGTTAGTAGATAACCAGCAACTCGAAAAGGCAATTGAGATTAAGAACGAAATGGAGACTAAGGGGTTTAAGCCAGATCCTACTATTTATTCCTATTCGATGGTAGGTCAAGCAAACAATTTGAATGCAGATGGGATTTTGGAGTTGTATGAGGAATTGAAGCAAAAATTGGGGACAGATGAGATCTTGGATGGGGTGATATACGGGAATTTGATGAAAGGCTACTTTTTGAAGGGGATGGAAGCAGAGGCCATGGAGGTGTATAGCAAGGTTCTTGCTGAAAATTCGACCGTTAAGATGAATGCTGACTCATTCAATTTTGTTTTGGAGGCTTTGAGCAAGAATGGGAAGTTTGACGTGGCATTACAGTTGTTCGAGAGGATGAAGCATGAGCATGATCCTCCGAGGAAGTTGAGTGTGGATTTGGGTAGCTATAATGTTATAGTTGATGGTTATTGCGCAGAGAAGAGATTTGATGAGGCTGTTGAGGTTTTCAATAGCATGGGAGAGAAAAGATGCAATCCTGATACATTGTCGTATAATGTGCTGATTGATCAGCTGTGTAGTAACAGCAAACTGGCTGATGCGGAGGAGCTGTACAATAGGATGCCAGATACGAATGTGAATCCGGATGAATATACCTTTGTTACGCTTATGGATACTTGCTTGAAGGAGAATAGGTTAGTTGATGCAGCTAAATACTTTGGGAAAATGGTTGAATCGAAACGTAGGCCGAACTTGGCAGTTTATAACAGGCTTGTTGAGGAGCTGGTTAAAGCTGGCGAGGTTGATGAGGCGAAGTTCTTCTTTGACTTGATGGTGCCAAAGCTGAGGATGAATGATGATGCATACAAGTTCATCATGAATGCACTAGCTGGGGTTGGGAAGCATGATGAAGTGGTGAAGATTGTTGATGGAATGTTGAGGGAGGATCCCGGGGATTTCACCGAGGAGTTGGAAGAGTTTGTTAGGGAATTGTTGAGGAAGGAAGGGATGGAGGATGAGGTGACAAATCTTAAATTGCAGTTGGAGAAGGAGAAAGCTGAGGCTGCTGCTAAAGCTGCCGAAGAAGCTGCGAAAGCTAAGGCCAGTACTAGCCTTGCTATGGCTGATTTGTTGTCATCTAAGTCGTTTGGAAAGAAGCCGAATGTGGAAGAACCGTCAGGTGAAGGCGAAGATGAGGATTCTGTTCCCATGGCCGCTGAAGTGGAGAACGTAGTGGGGAATGCTGCCACAGAAAATGAGGTTATTGGTGAAGAATCAGCAGAAATGAAGGCAACAGTGTAA